Proteins found in one Actinokineospora alba genomic segment:
- a CDS encoding NAD(P)/FAD-dependent oxidoreductase: MTERPHILIVGGGYVGLYAAYRLQKKLRGGEATVTVVDPRPTMTYQPFLPEAAAGSIEPRHVVVPLRKVLRGCRVVTGVVTGVDHRRKVATVVPAEGVPTELPYDVIVLAAGSVARTQPVPGLAECAIGFSTVGEAIYLRNQVLSRLDVAASATDPEVRRRALTFVVVGGGYAGVEAFGELEDMARFALRVYPELAPSDMRWVLVEAADRIMPEVSPSLAEYTVRRLEKRGMRVLLNTTVTSMVDGHVVLSDGEEFDADTVVWTAGVRANPLAQASGLPVDPRGRLVASTTLRVPGYEGMWTAGDSAAVPDLSAEGAWCAPSAQHAVRQAKLLADNVIRSLRGREPKPYKHSHAGSVASLGLHKGVAEIYGIRLRGVIAWLMHRAYHVTRVPTLNRKVRVLADWLMAFLLRRDVVSLGQIHDPRRDWAAMVETTATHPRVAPPGK, encoded by the coding sequence ATGACCGAGCGACCGCACATCCTGATCGTCGGCGGAGGCTATGTGGGCCTCTACGCCGCGTACCGTTTGCAGAAGAAGTTGCGGGGCGGTGAGGCGACCGTGACTGTCGTCGACCCCCGTCCGACCATGACGTACCAACCGTTCCTGCCGGAGGCGGCGGCCGGTTCCATCGAGCCGCGTCACGTGGTGGTGCCGCTGCGCAAGGTGTTGCGCGGGTGCCGGGTGGTGACGGGCGTGGTCACCGGGGTCGATCATCGGCGGAAGGTGGCGACGGTCGTGCCCGCCGAGGGCGTGCCGACCGAACTGCCCTACGACGTGATCGTGTTGGCCGCCGGGTCGGTGGCGCGCACGCAGCCCGTGCCGGGGCTGGCCGAGTGCGCGATCGGGTTCTCCACAGTCGGTGAGGCCATCTACCTGCGCAACCAGGTGCTCTCCCGCCTCGACGTGGCCGCGAGCGCGACCGATCCCGAAGTCCGCAGGCGTGCGCTGACGTTCGTCGTCGTAGGCGGCGGTTATGCGGGGGTGGAGGCGTTCGGCGAGTTGGAGGACATGGCCCGGTTCGCCCTGCGGGTCTACCCCGAGTTGGCTCCGTCGGACATGCGGTGGGTGCTCGTCGAGGCGGCGGACCGGATCATGCCCGAGGTCAGCCCTTCCCTTGCCGAGTACACCGTGCGGCGGCTTGAGAAGCGCGGGATGCGGGTTCTGTTGAACACCACGGTGACCAGCATGGTCGACGGGCACGTCGTGCTCAGCGACGGCGAGGAGTTCGACGCCGACACCGTCGTCTGGACGGCAGGCGTCCGGGCCAATCCGCTGGCCCAGGCCAGTGGGCTGCCGGTCGATCCGCGTGGTCGGCTGGTCGCCTCGACGACGCTGCGCGTGCCGGGCTACGAGGGAATGTGGACCGCGGGCGACAGCGCCGCCGTGCCCGACCTCTCGGCCGAGGGCGCATGGTGCGCGCCGAGCGCTCAGCACGCCGTGCGGCAGGCGAAACTGTTGGCGGACAACGTAATCCGCTCACTGCGTGGCCGTGAACCCAAGCCGTACAAGCACTCCCATGCCGGTTCGGTGGCGAGTCTGGGCCTGCACAAGGGAGTCGCGGAGATCTACGGCATCCGGCTGCGCGGCGTGATCGCCTGGCTCATGCACCGCGCCTACCACGTCACCCGGGTGCCGACGCTCAACCGCAAGGTCCGCGTCCTGGCCGACTGGCTGATGGCCTTCCTGCTCCGCCGTGACGTGGTCTCGCTGGGCCAGATCCACGATCCGCGCCGCGACTGGGCCGCCATGGTGGAGACCACCGCCACCCACCCGCGAGTCGCCCCGCCAGGCAAGTGA
- a CDS encoding DUF6412 domain-containing protein yields MGTGSGVRTRLTFMLALFLPALFLALPAAGDLNPLALAAGLAAALIVCVTHVRVEPDAAPALVRTVSLREQARLAEVLRLHDPGTPGSPRPRAPSLGAAAA; encoded by the coding sequence ATGGGGACTGGGAGCGGGGTGAGGACGCGGCTCACGTTCATGCTCGCCCTGTTCCTGCCCGCGCTCTTCCTGGCCCTTCCCGCCGCGGGCGACCTGAACCCGCTGGCGCTGGCCGCGGGCCTCGCCGCCGCCCTGATCGTGTGTGTCACTCACGTCCGGGTCGAACCTGACGCCGCTCCCGCCCTGGTGCGGACCGTCAGCCTGCGCGAACAAGCCCGGCTCGCCGAAGTCCTTCGGCTCCATGACCCGGGCACACCGGGAAGCCCCCGACCACGAGCTCCGTCACTGGGCGCCGCGGCCGCCTGA
- a CDS encoding helix-turn-helix transcriptional regulator, translating into MNEHLGRRDAAREHHRGSRWVEASEDYAAADRVAPLGIRDLECWAESAQVIGRVDEAIDVLARCFELRAQAGEVHEATRTAYWLWSAHVFTRGEFAIAAGWVERARGLAAARQAGEYGWPLIPEAYRCIAAGDYASAEAVLHRATELGLGCGDIDLVTIATTMRGRAILKLGSLERGLALLDEAMVRILTRTTSPRATSVMYCAAIGTCYEVHEIARAAEWSVALDRWLGELPRLGGAYFGNCRIYRALLMRLRGDWSRAAAELEQACRDLAVDGQLVVGHAWYELGESRRLQGDPGVEEAYQQAMVFGRVAQPGLALHRLSQGEVVAADTGLHRALAERHFAADRFALLPAAVEVGIAAGRVGSAKDALAEMERTATIYPTTAARSTVAAARGSLALAENRPTDALAHLRDAVNGWRQLGAPYEAATVGVRIAEACHALGDEDGVRMELHAANATFTRLGARPDADRTQNLLSDWLDPGSGLTPRETEVLRLIVDGQTNAQIATELHLSERTVHRHVSNILTKLGVHSRTAAATTAIQNHLT; encoded by the coding sequence GTGAACGAGCACCTCGGCCGTCGTGACGCCGCCCGCGAGCACCACCGCGGGTCACGGTGGGTCGAGGCATCCGAGGACTACGCCGCGGCTGATCGGGTCGCGCCCCTGGGCATTCGGGATCTCGAGTGCTGGGCCGAGTCCGCGCAGGTCATCGGTCGGGTCGACGAGGCGATCGATGTGCTTGCCCGGTGTTTCGAGCTGCGGGCTCAGGCGGGCGAGGTCCACGAGGCCACGCGCACCGCGTACTGGCTCTGGAGTGCTCACGTCTTCACGCGCGGCGAGTTCGCCATCGCGGCGGGCTGGGTCGAGCGGGCCCGCGGTCTGGCCGCCGCACGGCAGGCGGGAGAGTACGGCTGGCCGTTGATCCCCGAGGCCTACCGGTGCATCGCGGCAGGCGACTACGCGTCCGCCGAGGCGGTCTTGCACCGCGCGACCGAGTTGGGCCTGGGCTGTGGCGACATCGACTTGGTCACCATCGCGACAACGATGCGTGGTCGGGCGATCCTCAAGCTTGGGTCGTTGGAGCGCGGGTTGGCGCTGCTTGACGAGGCGATGGTCCGGATTCTCACTCGGACGACCTCGCCTCGGGCCACCAGTGTCATGTATTGCGCCGCGATCGGAACTTGTTATGAGGTCCATGAGATCGCCCGCGCGGCGGAGTGGTCGGTCGCTCTCGACAGGTGGCTCGGCGAGTTGCCCCGGCTTGGTGGCGCCTATTTCGGGAACTGCCGGATCTACCGGGCGCTCCTGATGCGTTTGCGCGGGGACTGGTCACGGGCGGCGGCTGAGCTTGAGCAGGCGTGCCGTGACCTGGCTGTCGATGGGCAGTTGGTGGTCGGTCATGCCTGGTACGAACTCGGCGAATCGCGGAGGCTGCAAGGCGATCCGGGGGTCGAGGAGGCTTACCAACAGGCCATGGTCTTCGGTCGCGTGGCGCAGCCGGGGTTGGCACTGCACCGGCTGAGCCAGGGCGAGGTGGTCGCGGCGGACACCGGTCTGCACCGGGCACTCGCCGAGCGCCACTTCGCGGCGGACCGGTTCGCGCTCCTCCCCGCGGCCGTGGAGGTCGGTATCGCCGCGGGCCGGGTCGGTTCGGCAAAGGACGCCCTCGCCGAGATGGAGCGAACCGCCACCATCTACCCCACAACAGCCGCACGATCCACTGTGGCCGCGGCCCGCGGGTCACTCGCGCTGGCCGAAAACCGCCCAACCGACGCCCTCGCGCACTTGCGGGACGCAGTCAACGGCTGGCGCCAACTAGGCGCGCCCTACGAGGCGGCCACAGTCGGAGTACGCATCGCGGAGGCGTGCCACGCCTTGGGCGACGAGGACGGCGTCCGCATGGAACTCCACGCCGCCAACGCAACTTTCACCCGCCTGGGAGCCCGCCCGGACGCGGACCGCACCCAGAACCTCTTGTCCGACTGGCTTGACCCTGGTTCCGGCCTGACGCCACGGGAGACCGAGGTCCTACGCCTGATCGTCGACGGCCAAACCAACGCCCAGATCGCCACGGAACTCCACCTGAGCGAACGCACCGTCCACCGCCACGTAAGCAACATCCTCACCAAACTAGGCGTCCACTCCCGCACCGCCGCCGCCACAACCGCCATCCAAAACCACCTGACCTAA
- the yidC gene encoding membrane protein insertase YidC translates to MFDVFLYPVSAVLWFWHLIFNTLLGPGGAAWVLAVVFLVFTIRALLVRPALSQLRAARRAQHLAPQVRKIQEKYRSDKERMVREIQKLHADNGSSPLGGCLPALLQIPAFLSLFWVLRGFTPGAESNYVFDRAGVDSFLSADLFGAGLGNWLSQPAADLVASGTDLAHMIGVGVPLMLVAGLATFLTMRMGLRRQDTTNPQLAAVSKAMMYLAPIGMLVSGAFFPVPIGVLLYFLASNLWTFGQQHVLTNLVDREERRQAADRR, encoded by the coding sequence ATGTTCGACGTCTTTCTCTACCCTGTTTCGGCTGTCCTCTGGTTCTGGCACCTGATCTTCAACACCCTCCTTGGCCCTGGTGGGGCCGCCTGGGTGCTGGCTGTCGTCTTCCTCGTCTTCACCATCCGCGCCCTGCTGGTCCGGCCCGCGCTCAGCCAGCTCCGGGCCGCGCGGCGGGCGCAACACCTCGCGCCGCAAGTTCGGAAGATTCAGGAGAAGTACCGGTCCGACAAGGAGCGGATGGTCCGGGAGATCCAGAAACTGCACGCCGACAACGGCAGCAGCCCGCTCGGCGGCTGCCTGCCCGCGCTGCTGCAGATCCCCGCCTTCCTGAGCCTGTTCTGGGTCCTGCGCGGGTTCACCCCCGGCGCCGAGTCCAACTACGTGTTCGACCGCGCGGGTGTGGACTCGTTCCTCAGCGCGGACCTGTTCGGCGCGGGGCTTGGCAACTGGCTCAGCCAGCCCGCCGCCGACCTCGTCGCCTCCGGCACCGACCTGGCGCACATGATCGGCGTCGGGGTGCCGCTCATGCTCGTGGCCGGGCTCGCGACGTTCCTGACCATGCGCATGGGCCTGCGACGCCAGGACACGACCAATCCGCAGCTCGCCGCGGTCAGCAAAGCGATGATGTACCTCGCGCCAATCGGGATGCTGGTCTCCGGGGCTTTCTTCCCGGTGCCTATCGGCGTGCTGCTCTATTTTCTCGCGAGCAACCTGTGGACCTTCGGACAGCAGCACGTGCTCACGAACCTTGTGGACCGCGAAGAACGACGGCAAGCCGCCGACCGGCGCTGA
- a CDS encoding PucR family transcriptional regulator, which produces MSGASVGLSAETLEAVERASGKLASAAVAAMEAQFAWFVRMPADQRASVLLVAQSGVAGFAAWLRDPMEALRMTTDTFRGAPRDLSRWVSLRQTVEMVRVSLKIFEEMVPDLAANDEDRALLGEAVLRYGREVAFASAMSYASAAEARGAWDARLEALVVDGIVRGDAEESLLSRAAALGWDPGAQATVLVGNPPSDDPPTVVFEVRSRAARVSRPVLLGVQGSRLVVVLGGPTEDGADREVMGKMAEAFGEGAVVAGPTVASLAEAHRSSADALSGLRAVVAWREAPRPVRSTDLLPERALAGDPEAEFQLIDRIARPLEEAGGSLQETVEAYLSTGGVLETCARQLFVHPNTVRYRLRKATELTGRNANDPRDALVLRIALAVGRLSRARGLW; this is translated from the coding sequence ATGAGTGGGGCGTCGGTCGGTTTGTCCGCCGAGACGTTGGAAGCGGTGGAGCGGGCGTCGGGAAAGCTGGCGTCCGCCGCAGTCGCGGCCATGGAGGCGCAGTTCGCCTGGTTCGTGCGGATGCCCGCCGACCAGCGGGCGTCCGTGCTGCTTGTCGCGCAGAGCGGCGTGGCCGGGTTCGCTGCGTGGCTGCGTGACCCGATGGAAGCCCTGCGGATGACCACCGACACCTTCCGTGGCGCCCCCCGCGACCTGTCCCGGTGGGTCAGCCTCCGGCAGACCGTCGAGATGGTCCGGGTGTCGCTGAAGATCTTCGAGGAGATGGTGCCGGACCTCGCGGCCAACGACGAGGACCGGGCGCTGCTGGGCGAGGCCGTCCTGCGCTACGGGCGCGAGGTGGCGTTCGCCTCCGCGATGTCGTACGCCTCCGCCGCCGAGGCCCGCGGCGCCTGGGACGCGCGGCTCGAAGCCCTCGTGGTCGACGGGATCGTGCGTGGCGACGCCGAGGAGTCGCTGCTGTCCCGGGCCGCCGCCCTCGGCTGGGATCCGGGCGCGCAGGCCACCGTGCTGGTCGGCAACCCGCCGTCCGACGACCCGCCGACGGTCGTGTTCGAGGTCCGCAGCCGGGCCGCCCGGGTCAGCCGACCCGTGCTGCTCGGCGTCCAGGGTTCCCGGCTGGTCGTGGTGCTGGGCGGGCCGACCGAGGACGGCGCCGACCGGGAGGTCATGGGCAAGATGGCCGAGGCGTTCGGCGAGGGCGCGGTCGTCGCCGGCCCCACCGTCGCCAGCCTGGCCGAGGCGCACCGCAGTTCGGCGGACGCGCTGTCGGGGTTGCGGGCGGTCGTCGCGTGGCGGGAGGCGCCGCGACCGGTGCGGTCGACGGACCTGTTGCCGGAGCGGGCGCTGGCGGGCGACCCGGAGGCCGAGTTCCAGCTCATCGACCGCATCGCGCGACCCCTCGAAGAGGCAGGCGGATCGCTGCAGGAGACCGTCGAGGCGTACCTCTCGACCGGCGGCGTCCTGGAGACCTGCGCGCGGCAGCTGTTCGTTCACCCGAACACCGTCCGGTACCGCCTGCGCAAGGCGACGGAGCTGACCGGGCGGAACGCGAACGATCCTCGCGACGCTCTCGTGCTGCGGATCGCACTGGCGGTCGGCAGGCTGTCAAGGGCTCGCGGGCTCTGGTAG
- a CDS encoding mechanosensitive ion channel family protein, translating into MGAELREGLGAAWSMVATFVPKLLGFLIILLIGWLIAKAVAKGLSMVMGKLGFGKLMEKTGMSGLARNSGVDVGNILVKLVYYFILLIALQLAFGVFGESNPVSALLNDVIAFLPRIVVAVVLLIVAAAVGKVVRDLITSALGNRPFGPMMGTIAYVFIIAFGVIAALNQVNIATTVTMPVLITVLATIGGILIVGLGGGLIKPMSERWGGWLERAQSQMGTTDHAPRPRVETPPNVEATMDRPAHDSRR; encoded by the coding sequence ATGGGTGCGGAACTGCGGGAAGGGTTGGGTGCGGCGTGGTCGATGGTTGCCACGTTCGTGCCGAAGCTCCTCGGCTTTCTCATCATTCTTTTGATCGGCTGGCTCATCGCGAAGGCTGTGGCCAAGGGTTTGTCCATGGTGATGGGCAAGCTCGGTTTCGGTAAGCTGATGGAGAAGACCGGGATGTCCGGTCTGGCCCGCAATTCCGGGGTTGATGTCGGCAACATCCTGGTGAAGTTGGTCTACTACTTCATTTTGCTGATCGCTCTGCAGTTGGCGTTCGGCGTGTTCGGTGAGTCGAACCCGGTCAGTGCGCTGCTCAACGATGTCATCGCGTTCCTGCCGCGGATTGTCGTGGCGGTTGTGCTGCTCATCGTGGCGGCGGCGGTCGGCAAGGTTGTTCGCGACCTGATCACGAGCGCGTTGGGCAACCGGCCGTTCGGTCCGATGATGGGCACCATCGCGTATGTCTTCATCATCGCGTTCGGTGTCATCGCGGCGTTGAACCAGGTGAACATCGCGACGACGGTGACCATGCCGGTGCTGATCACGGTGTTGGCGACCATCGGCGGCATCCTGATCGTCGGCTTGGGCGGTGGCCTCATCAAGCCCATGTCGGAGCGGTGGGGTGGTTGGCTCGAGCGCGCGCAGTCGCAGATGGGCACGACTGACCACGCGCCGCGGCCGCGGGTGGAGACTCCGCCCAACGTCGAGGCGACGATGGACCGTCCGGCGCACGATTCGCGTCGGTAG